The window CAAAACGAATCGTCGCACCGCCAAAAGGCATAATTCCACGTAATACTTCGAGTTGACCAAATATCGTGTCTTCGCTAGCAATCACCACATCGGCATTCAGCATTAACTCAACACCAGCGGTATAGCAAAAACCCTGTACTGCAACCACAACTGGTTTGGTTCTATGTCGACCACCAACGCCCCAAGGATTGATTTGTGCTTCTTCAAAATTAAAAATGCCATGTGGAATTTTAGGTTGTAATTCCACTAGGTCTAGACCAGCAGTAAAATGATCACCATGCGCAAAAATGACAGCACAGCGTAATTCAGGATGATTCTCATATTCTGTTAATGCTAAAGATAAATCCTCAATCATATGACTATCAAATGCATTACGTTTTGCCACCCGATCTAA is drawn from Acinetobacter suaedae and contains these coding sequences:
- a CDS encoding crotonase/enoyl-CoA hydratase family protein, producing the protein MSLGKVSREIIDHIMLIGLDRVAKRNAFDSHMIEDLSLALTEYENHPELRCAVIFAHGDHFTAGLDLVELQPKIPHGIFNFEEAQINPWGVGGRHRTKPVVVAVQGFCYTAGVELMLNADVVIASEDTIFGQLEVLRGIMPFGGATIRFVQATGWQKAMPYLLTGKTFDTQKANELNLVSEVVEKGKQLERAIEVAKEICIAAPLAVQALLASATDGVTLGQTVAFNKMDNYLKPLFESEDAQEGVRAMLERRLPQFKGR